A single region of the Halopiger xanaduensis SH-6 genome encodes:
- the rpsJ gene encoding 30S ribosomal protein S10 yields the protein MQQARVRLAGTSPDDLDDICDDVREIANNTGVNLSGPIPLPTKTLEVPTRKSPDGEGTATWEHWEMRVHKRLIDLDADERALRQLMRIQVPNDVSIEIVLED from the coding sequence ATGCAGCAGGCACGCGTTCGACTCGCGGGTACGAGTCCAGACGACCTGGACGACATCTGCGACGACGTCCGCGAGATCGCGAACAACACCGGCGTCAACCTGAGCGGTCCGATCCCGCTGCCGACGAAGACCCTCGAGGTGCCGACCCGGAAGTCGCCTGACGGCGAGGGCACCGCCACGTGGGAGCACTGGGAGATGCGCGTCCACAAGCGACTGATCGATCTGGACGCCGACGAACGCGCACTCCGACAGCTCATGCGCATTCAGGTGCCGAACGACGTCTCGATCGAGATCGTCCTCGAAGACTAA
- a CDS encoding ATP-dependent DNA helicase codes for MAEDTERRDVTAEAGLEPKGNQRAVIDSDAACISVDAGAGTGKTTTMLMRIEHAIENGDVDPDDVLVLTFANEAAGSIRDAVAERLDPETAAAIDVYTYHSFCYRLVREYAYSLGYSPEFEIVTEHTRRRIVGRLLATNDYGFAASPERNGPRSDLTDAVDDFIRTMSQEDVTPERLRAGLPDVRTIELCNEFVLWLERRAGRNLSFDNEGLRYFNRDEHLETARESLVGYGKLVEYCREKIAESPEPFREDDVVQDVDRYLRVLQTCVTETIEALSLEEPTTKQLPRALFGNEIWRQKTERIEQSPFGRLKHYVEFLRLARHYADVYADYHETLAEERALDFDELVRTATELLDDEAIADEITGQWEQVYCDEFQDTDETQFGLITELTGGPDRPNLLAIGDKDQAIYGWRGTDREGLDRLADEYDDHESIELELNFRSRQEILDLTNYCDYGLQSSKTLREVDRDRGENADDTAEPVDRVVKVESADIPESTADQVATTVSRLLNGEAETVPQRSLEDVAVIVRTNRHAQAVADELRERRIPYEISGSPRGEISPGIRTVLSYLRALVDPDADVHLRRVLLYRYRLSEGDLRTLQERRRGREGSLYDAVFDIDPDDLENPGRLETARDHLEELATLRDVYPLSGFVRRFRDLTRLEWFLTDEERAELDHLDRFVERYDPETVVGTLTPEFVDALERTLRGGGSERTRGTQSSDSIDVMTVHQAKGLEFDTVLVPYLSDEEWCVESDYAQRAQERLLAATLDDEVDSPLLADLAAETVAEEWRVLHVALTRAENHLFVFGAEYDYDGGEEELGVSTADACLAADIEWSTAGQRMNLWSSLTESFERVQTQYPETVADRTDEIARSADVTPGSITYYSDYDDRDVEPLETREAIETVHQLGRLLRDGTLLPAADAASHGDGNVRESIRLPSGRQPSALTTDTVRFPVETLSDATELPVAMRHSYSAMETHDTCPRKHYLEHVVTAIDDPLPLGTVDSPDENAASGSRIVGTVFHDVAEEAFYRDYETRAEWREAAVRHLTARDLLEHREPVLACIDRYFEATAAAFGRPVAEWEPLAAEVPFSLSSVDGVAGDVIGYVDSIRRLPAEVTADANAGLTRTQERAGDLAVLDYKTTAERIDPDSAVQLALYARACERRFDDPIGAVGYVYVGDLEGADANTANEPRVELFDPDDLPPWSSVRETLEAVDDPSYLETTPGEHCQYCPHRSLGCAPDEYLEIEDGTAGLESRSLTDD; via the coding sequence ATGGCTGAAGACACCGAGCGACGAGACGTCACAGCAGAAGCGGGCCTCGAGCCGAAGGGCAACCAGCGGGCGGTCATCGACAGCGACGCGGCCTGTATCTCCGTCGACGCGGGCGCCGGCACCGGGAAGACGACGACGATGCTCATGCGGATCGAGCACGCCATCGAGAACGGCGACGTCGATCCGGACGACGTGCTGGTGCTTACCTTCGCGAACGAGGCGGCCGGCAGCATCCGCGACGCCGTCGCCGAGCGGCTCGACCCGGAGACCGCGGCGGCCATCGACGTCTACACGTACCACTCGTTTTGCTACCGGCTCGTCCGCGAGTACGCCTACTCCCTCGGCTACTCGCCGGAGTTCGAGATCGTCACCGAGCACACGCGCCGCCGGATCGTCGGCCGCCTGCTCGCGACGAACGACTACGGCTTCGCGGCCTCGCCCGAGCGCAACGGACCCCGGTCGGACCTCACCGACGCCGTCGACGACTTCATCCGGACGATGAGCCAAGAGGACGTCACCCCCGAGCGACTCCGTGCGGGGCTCCCTGACGTGCGGACGATCGAACTCTGCAACGAGTTCGTCCTCTGGCTCGAGCGCCGCGCCGGTCGGAACCTCTCCTTCGACAACGAGGGCCTGCGATACTTCAACCGCGACGAGCACCTCGAGACGGCCCGCGAGTCGCTGGTCGGCTACGGGAAACTCGTCGAGTACTGCCGCGAGAAGATCGCCGAGTCGCCCGAACCGTTCCGCGAGGACGACGTCGTGCAGGACGTCGACCGCTACCTGCGGGTCCTCCAGACCTGCGTGACCGAGACCATCGAGGCGCTCTCGCTCGAGGAGCCGACGACAAAACAGCTGCCGCGGGCGCTGTTCGGCAACGAGATCTGGCGGCAGAAAACGGAGCGCATAGAGCAGAGCCCGTTCGGCCGGCTGAAACACTACGTCGAGTTCCTCCGGCTGGCGCGCCACTACGCCGACGTCTACGCGGACTACCACGAAACCCTCGCCGAGGAGCGGGCGCTGGATTTCGACGAACTGGTGCGGACGGCCACGGAGTTGCTGGACGACGAGGCGATCGCCGACGAGATCACCGGTCAGTGGGAACAGGTCTACTGCGACGAGTTCCAGGACACCGACGAGACGCAGTTCGGCCTCATCACCGAACTGACCGGCGGCCCCGACCGGCCGAACCTGCTCGCGATCGGCGACAAGGATCAGGCGATCTACGGCTGGCGGGGCACCGACCGCGAGGGGCTGGATCGGCTCGCCGACGAGTACGACGACCACGAGTCGATCGAACTCGAGCTCAACTTCCGCTCGCGCCAGGAGATTCTCGATCTCACGAACTACTGCGATTACGGGCTCCAGTCCTCGAAGACGCTGCGCGAGGTCGATCGGGATCGCGGCGAGAACGCGGACGACACCGCGGAGCCCGTCGACCGCGTCGTCAAAGTCGAGAGCGCCGACATCCCCGAGTCGACGGCCGACCAGGTCGCGACGACCGTCTCGAGGCTGCTCAACGGCGAAGCCGAAACCGTTCCCCAGCGGAGCCTCGAGGACGTCGCGGTCATCGTCCGGACGAACCGCCACGCGCAGGCGGTCGCGGACGAACTCCGGGAGCGGCGGATCCCCTACGAGATTTCCGGCTCGCCGCGGGGCGAGATTTCGCCCGGCATTCGGACGGTACTCTCCTACCTCCGCGCGCTCGTCGATCCGGACGCAGACGTCCACCTCCGGCGGGTGCTGCTGTATCGCTACCGGCTCTCGGAGGGGGACCTGAGAACGCTGCAGGAGCGGCGTCGGGGACGCGAGGGATCGCTCTACGACGCCGTCTTTGATATCGATCCCGACGACCTCGAAAACCCCGGCCGCCTCGAGACGGCGCGCGACCACCTCGAGGAACTCGCGACGCTGCGGGACGTCTACCCGCTCTCGGGCTTTGTCCGCCGGTTCCGCGATCTGACGCGGCTCGAGTGGTTCCTCACGGACGAGGAGCGAGCGGAACTCGATCACCTCGACCGGTTCGTCGAGCGCTACGATCCCGAGACCGTCGTCGGCACGCTGACGCCCGAATTTGTCGACGCGTTAGAGCGAACGCTTCGAGGCGGCGGCAGCGAACGGACGCGGGGCACGCAGTCGTCGGACTCGATCGACGTGATGACCGTCCACCAGGCGAAGGGCCTCGAGTTCGACACGGTGCTCGTCCCCTACCTCTCCGACGAGGAGTGGTGCGTCGAGTCGGACTACGCCCAACGCGCACAGGAGCGGTTGCTCGCGGCGACCCTCGACGACGAGGTCGACTCGCCGCTACTCGCGGATCTGGCCGCCGAGACCGTCGCGGAGGAGTGGCGCGTCCTCCACGTCGCGCTGACTCGAGCCGAGAACCACCTGTTCGTCTTCGGCGCCGAGTACGACTACGACGGCGGCGAGGAGGAACTGGGCGTCTCGACGGCCGACGCTTGCCTCGCGGCCGACATCGAGTGGTCGACCGCCGGCCAGCGGATGAACCTCTGGTCGTCGCTGACCGAGAGCTTCGAGCGGGTCCAGACGCAGTACCCCGAGACGGTCGCCGATCGAACCGACGAAATCGCCCGCTCCGCCGACGTGACCCCGGGCTCGATCACCTACTACAGCGACTACGACGACCGGGACGTCGAACCGCTCGAGACGCGCGAGGCGATCGAAACCGTCCACCAGCTTGGGCGGCTGTTACGCGATGGGACACTACTCCCAGCGGCCGACGCCGCCAGCCACGGCGACGGGAACGTGCGCGAGTCCATCCGGCTGCCGAGCGGTCGCCAGCCCTCGGCGTTGACGACCGATACCGTCCGGTTCCCGGTTGAAACGCTCTCGGACGCGACCGAACTCCCGGTTGCGATGCGCCACAGCTACAGCGCGATGGAGACCCACGACACCTGTCCGCGAAAGCACTACCTCGAGCACGTCGTGACGGCGATCGACGATCCGCTACCCCTCGGGACGGTCGATTCGCCGGACGAGAACGCGGCCAGCGGCTCGCGGATCGTCGGCACGGTCTTCCACGACGTCGCCGAAGAGGCGTTCTACCGAGACTACGAGACGCGCGCCGAGTGGCGCGAGGCCGCCGTTCGACACCTGACCGCGCGGGATCTACTCGAGCACCGCGAGCCGGTGCTGGCCTGCATCGACCGGTACTTCGAGGCGACGGCGGCCGCGTTCGGCCGGCCGGTCGCGGAGTGGGAACCGCTCGCGGCCGAGGTGCCGTTCTCGCTGTCGTCGGTCGACGGCGTAGCGGGGGACGTGATCGGGTACGTGGACTCGATTCGGCGGCTGCCCGCGGAAGTGACCGCCGACGCGAATGCAGGACTGACGCGGACACAAGAGCGAGCCGGCGACCTCGCCGTCCTCGACTACAAGACGACGGCCGAACGGATCGACCCCGACAGCGCGGTCCAGTTGGCGCTGTACGCCCGAGCCTGCGAGCGGCGCTTCGACGACCCGATCGGCGCCGTCGGCTACGTCTACGTCGGCGATCTCGAGGGCGCGGACGCGAATACTGCCAACGAACCGCGCGTCGAACTGTTCGACCCCGACGACCTCCCCCCGTGGTCGAGCGTCCGCGAGACGCTCGAGGCCGTCGACGATCCGTCCTACCTCGAGACGACGCCGGGCGAGCACTGTCAGTACTGTCCGCATCGGTCGCTCGGTTGTGCGCCCGACGAGTACCTCGAGATAGAAGACGGGACGGCCGGCCTCGAGTCGCGATCGCTGACCGACGATTGA
- a CDS encoding rhomboid family intramembrane serine protease yields MANRPRAHSQAGARSTPDGESGATGSSSPIIELLGIFVLVFALQTVTALIGVGVMAGLFVLAPPLTTNPWTIVTSVYAHGSVGHLVSNSVALVVFGWPVARATTRLRFHAFFAVTGAIAGVSQIVLSRVFAGLPFVGNWFAVHPVLGASGAVFALLGYLIASNRLSTGLASFVDVPNWVSALVFLGLAIAVTLATAAPGVALLAHFSGFLVGLLAGRLRVLQVGSRARSEPTM; encoded by the coding sequence ATGGCGAACCGACCGCGCGCGCACTCTCAAGCCGGGGCGCGATCGACGCCTGACGGCGAGAGTGGAGCGACGGGCTCGAGTAGCCCTATCATCGAACTACTGGGGATTTTCGTCCTCGTTTTCGCACTGCAGACGGTGACGGCGCTGATCGGCGTCGGCGTGATGGCCGGCCTGTTCGTCCTCGCGCCGCCCCTGACGACGAATCCGTGGACGATCGTCACGAGCGTCTATGCCCACGGCAGCGTCGGTCATCTGGTCTCGAACAGCGTCGCGCTGGTCGTCTTCGGCTGGCCGGTCGCGCGGGCGACAACTCGGCTCCGGTTTCACGCCTTCTTCGCCGTGACGGGCGCGATCGCCGGTGTCTCGCAAATTGTACTCAGCCGCGTATTTGCCGGGCTGCCGTTCGTCGGAAACTGGTTCGCAGTCCATCCCGTCCTCGGCGCCAGCGGCGCCGTCTTCGCGCTATTGGGTTATCTGATCGCCTCGAATCGGCTTTCGACCGGGCTGGCCTCGTTCGTCGACGTTCCCAACTGGGTCTCGGCGCTGGTCTTCCTCGGGCTCGCGATCGCGGTTACGCTGGCGACCGCCGCGCCGGGCGTCGCCCTGCTGGCGCACTTCTCCGGCTTCCTGGTCGGCCTGCTCGCCGGCCGGCTCCGCGTGTTACAAGTTGGGTCTCGAGCCAGAAGCGAGCCGACAATGTGA
- a CDS encoding CBS domain-containing protein, with the protein MEDIFVARVMSTSLHTVGRDTLVEDAGQVMLENNIGSVVVVGEHNELEGILTSTDFVDIVAQSHPKAETTVERYMTEDVVTASAQDSIRDAADTMIEHGFKHLPVVDEDEGVIGMVSTTDLASYLSRVQSPSPVDE; encoded by the coding sequence ATGGAGGATATTTTCGTCGCACGAGTCATGTCCACGTCGCTGCACACGGTCGGACGGGACACGCTCGTCGAGGATGCAGGACAGGTCATGCTCGAGAACAACATCGGCTCCGTCGTCGTCGTCGGGGAGCACAACGAACTCGAGGGGATCCTGACGTCGACGGACTTCGTCGACATCGTCGCGCAGAGCCACCCGAAAGCGGAGACGACCGTCGAACGCTACATGACCGAGGACGTCGTGACGGCCTCGGCGCAGGATAGCATCCGCGACGCCGCAGATACGATGATCGAACACGGGTTCAAGCACCTGCCCGTCGTCGACGAGGACGAGGGCGTCATCGGCATGGTCTCGACGACCGACCTGGCGTCGTACCTCTCGCGCGTGCAGTCGCCGAGTCCCGTCGACGAGTAA
- a CDS encoding 8-oxo-dGTP diphosphatase, translated as MIEATLCFPMRSRSDSAGDDTAAETANEVLLIEKRRGLGEGWYNGPGGKLEGDETPRECAVRETREEVGLEIDPADLEKAGELRFLLDGEEHTFCHVFLTTAFDGEPTASDEARPEWVDIDEVPYEQMWEDDRLWLPTVLEGKSVRGAFRFEGGEPLDEAEFVEYDLETGVSFADGD; from the coding sequence ATGATCGAGGCGACGCTGTGTTTTCCGATGCGTTCGCGGTCGGACAGCGCCGGCGACGACACCGCAGCCGAAACCGCCAACGAAGTCCTCCTCATCGAGAAACGGCGCGGCCTCGGCGAGGGGTGGTACAACGGTCCCGGCGGCAAACTCGAGGGCGACGAAACGCCCCGCGAGTGTGCGGTCCGCGAGACCCGCGAGGAGGTCGGCCTCGAGATCGACCCTGCGGACCTCGAGAAGGCGGGCGAGCTCCGGTTCCTGCTGGACGGCGAGGAACACACGTTCTGTCACGTCTTTCTGACGACCGCGTTCGACGGCGAGCCGACGGCCTCCGACGAGGCGCGCCCGGAGTGGGTCGACATCGACGAGGTGCCCTACGAACAGATGTGGGAGGACGACCGCCTCTGGCTGCCGACGGTCCTCGAGGGGAAGAGCGTCCGCGGCGCGTTCCGCTTCGAGGGCGGCGAGCCGCTGGACGAAGCCGAGTTCGTGGAGTACGACCTCGAGACGGGCGTGTCGTTCGCCGACGGCGACTGA
- a CDS encoding M48 family metallopeptidase, whose translation MNDLRLRCSLLVRMGVAVGVLATLSIVVALIVGFIGGLLGFVAWEWIATGLEAVASFPGVSDVTDVSAPAAGFFAALALVVVINWWPLLTRYTPVEYLFQPTPPSVVATGAVLGCLYLVIIEGSAAVTSGVAAVLSPLERAVLGLGLSGLLVVGLFVAGARREIRNLRSELVDDSVPAAEVDPELEATVRRLAQFASVPAPEVYVTDADRPESFTLGSGASAVIVVSTGLCERLADDELEAVLAHEVSHLANFDSRIVAAAIVPVVIADDWIDPDASDPGDLLWNAVFRALKRYGQFGVAVLSQGREWHADAGAAALASPAALASALETLADARRVPETDLREWERSVVALDILPPALEEQGSGPFRTHPSTAARIRRLRRLAAS comes from the coding sequence ATGAACGATCTCCGGCTTCGGTGCTCGTTGCTGGTTCGCATGGGGGTCGCCGTCGGCGTCCTCGCGACGCTGTCGATCGTCGTCGCGCTGATCGTCGGTTTCATCGGCGGGCTACTGGGGTTCGTCGCCTGGGAGTGGATCGCCACCGGGCTCGAGGCCGTTGCGAGCTTCCCCGGAGTCAGCGACGTGACGGACGTCTCGGCTCCGGCCGCAGGGTTTTTCGCCGCGCTCGCGCTGGTGGTCGTTATCAACTGGTGGCCGCTGCTCACCCGCTACACGCCCGTCGAGTACCTGTTCCAGCCGACGCCGCCGTCGGTAGTCGCGACGGGAGCGGTGCTCGGCTGTCTGTACCTCGTAATCATCGAGGGAAGCGCTGCGGTGACATCGGGGGTCGCTGCCGTCCTCTCGCCGCTCGAGCGAGCCGTGCTCGGCCTCGGGCTGAGCGGCCTGCTCGTCGTCGGACTGTTCGTCGCCGGCGCGCGGCGCGAGATTCGCAACCTGCGGTCGGAACTGGTCGACGACAGCGTTCCCGCCGCGGAGGTCGACCCGGAACTCGAGGCCACGGTTCGGCGACTCGCCCAGTTCGCGAGCGTGCCCGCACCCGAGGTGTACGTCACCGACGCCGACCGGCCGGAGTCGTTCACCCTCGGGAGCGGCGCGTCGGCCGTCATCGTGGTGTCAACGGGGCTGTGCGAGCGCCTCGCGGACGATGAACTGGAAGCCGTGCTGGCCCACGAGGTCAGCCACCTGGCAAACTTCGACAGCCGGATCGTGGCCGCCGCGATCGTCCCGGTGGTGATCGCCGACGACTGGATCGACCCCGACGCGAGCGATCCGGGCGATCTGCTCTGGAACGCCGTCTTCCGCGCGCTGAAACGGTACGGCCAGTTCGGCGTCGCCGTCCTCTCGCAAGGCCGGGAGTGGCACGCCGACGCCGGCGCGGCTGCACTCGCATCGCCTGCGGCGCTCGCGAGCGCACTCGAGACGCTGGCCGACGCCAGACGGGTGCCCGAGACGGACCTACGGGAGTGGGAGCGGTCGGTGGTCGCGCTGGATATTCTTCCGCCCGCGCTCGAGGAGCAGGGTTCGGGGCCGTTTCGGACGCATCCGTCGACGGCGGCGCGGATTCGGCGGTTGCGGCGGCTGGCAGCGTCGTGA
- the proS gene encoding proline--tRNA ligase, which translates to MSDESQELGITESKSHKPGEWYAEVVQKAGLADYAPMGGFIVTKPRGYALWESIQDALDGWFKDTGVDNVYFPMFIPESFLEREKDIVEGFDPEVAWVTQGGHEELEERLAVRPTSESIITPFMADWVRSHRDLPLRLNQWCSVVRWEATETKPFFRTKEFMWQEGHTAHASSEDAWKEVWTRLGQYERVYEDVLAIPVLRGKKPEHDKFPGADTTTTVEALMPDGKSVQGGTSHHLGQSFAEAFDITFVDEDEEERTAYTTSWGLSWRALGALVMTHSDDQGLVLPPTIAPTQVVIVPIWQEDTKDDVLEYSENIADELEEAGFRVELDDRDERNPGFKFNEHELNGVPLRLEIGPNEVEDEEVTLVHRPDNEQSVGDRDEIVDTVDAHLEEIYDKLYETAEENLEENIREAHSPEEIMGTIGKHGGYVKTPWCGDEACEEAIKEKVAAEIVMQPLEDEGGETAGEVPEPEEDECGVCGEPADEIAYFAKSY; encoded by the coding sequence ATGAGCGACGAGAGTCAGGAACTCGGGATCACCGAGTCGAAATCGCACAAACCCGGCGAGTGGTACGCCGAAGTCGTCCAGAAGGCCGGTCTCGCGGACTACGCGCCGATGGGCGGGTTCATAGTCACCAAGCCTCGGGGCTACGCACTCTGGGAATCGATTCAGGACGCGCTCGACGGCTGGTTCAAGGACACGGGCGTCGACAACGTCTACTTCCCGATGTTCATCCCCGAATCCTTCCTCGAGCGCGAGAAGGACATCGTCGAAGGGTTCGACCCCGAGGTTGCCTGGGTCACCCAGGGCGGCCACGAGGAACTCGAGGAGCGCCTGGCCGTTCGTCCCACGAGCGAGTCGATCATCACGCCCTTCATGGCCGACTGGGTTCGCAGCCACCGCGATCTGCCCCTGCGGCTGAACCAGTGGTGTTCCGTCGTTCGCTGGGAGGCCACCGAGACCAAGCCCTTCTTCCGGACGAAGGAGTTCATGTGGCAGGAGGGCCACACCGCCCACGCCTCGAGCGAGGACGCCTGGAAAGAGGTCTGGACCCGCCTGGGCCAGTACGAGCGCGTCTACGAGGACGTGCTGGCCATCCCGGTCCTGCGCGGCAAGAAACCCGAGCACGACAAGTTCCCCGGCGCCGACACTACGACCACGGTCGAGGCGCTGATGCCAGACGGCAAGTCCGTCCAGGGCGGTACTAGCCATCACCTCGGCCAGTCCTTCGCCGAGGCGTTCGACATCACCTTCGTCGACGAGGACGAGGAAGAGCGGACGGCCTACACGACCTCGTGGGGCCTGTCCTGGCGCGCGCTCGGCGCGCTCGTGATGACCCACTCGGACGACCAGGGGCTCGTGCTGCCCCCGACCATCGCGCCCACGCAGGTTGTCATCGTCCCGATCTGGCAGGAAGACACCAAGGACGACGTCCTCGAGTACTCCGAAAACATCGCCGACGAACTCGAGGAGGCCGGCTTCCGCGTCGAACTCGACGACCGCGACGAGCGGAATCCGGGCTTCAAGTTCAACGAGCACGAGTTAAACGGGGTTCCCCTCCGGCTCGAAATCGGCCCCAACGAGGTCGAAGACGAGGAAGTCACGCTCGTCCACCGGCCCGATAACGAACAGTCCGTCGGGGACCGCGACGAGATCGTCGACACCGTCGACGCGCACCTCGAGGAGATCTACGACAAGCTCTACGAGACCGCCGAGGAGAACTTGGAGGAGAACATCCGCGAGGCCCACAGCCCCGAGGAGATCATGGGGACGATCGGCAAGCACGGCGGCTACGTGAAGACGCCGTGGTGCGGCGACGAGGCCTGCGAGGAGGCCATCAAGGAGAAGGTCGCCGCCGAGATCGTCATGCAGCCCCTCGAGGACGAGGGCGGCGAGACAGCCGGCGAAGTGCCCGAACCCGAGGAGGACGAGTGCGGCGTCTGCGGCGAGCCCGCGGACGAGATCGCGTACTTCGCGAAATCGTACTGA
- a CDS encoding DUF7692 domain-containing protein has translation MRIRTDSDYAYREDAIEQAADFYDCNKTKAVVSACEDVPHLVATARQVLERDDLTHEQRQEIAETLSTRVTNFQIEKTVTIERN, from the coding sequence ATGCGAATTCGAACCGACAGCGACTACGCCTACCGTGAGGACGCAATCGAGCAAGCAGCCGACTTCTACGACTGTAACAAGACCAAAGCCGTCGTCTCGGCCTGCGAAGACGTCCCCCATCTCGTCGCAACTGCACGCCAAGTCCTCGAGCGGGACGATCTCACTCACGAGCAACGCCAGGAGATTGCCGAAACGCTGTCGACTCGAGTAACGAACTTCCAGATTGAGAAGACCGTAACTATTGAGCGGAATTAG
- a CDS encoding DsbA family oxidoreductase, which yields MSQQTADAVLVYADYVCPFCFLGYESLDLYRDQRDEPLTVDWHPFDLRAQQRGPDGEIDHDVDNGKDDEYYEQAKQNVERLADRYDVELAQYLKRDVDSYDAQRVARRAADAHPGAFEDFHRGVFDTLWREGRDIGEQDVLEELAAEAGLPDGFVTETLSDEESADELEAAFADAQQTGITGVPTFISGEHAARGAVPPEQLERLIEGT from the coding sequence ATGAGTCAACAGACTGCCGACGCCGTCCTCGTGTACGCCGATTACGTCTGTCCGTTCTGCTTCCTGGGCTACGAATCGCTCGACCTGTACCGGGACCAGCGCGACGAGCCGCTGACCGTCGACTGGCACCCCTTCGACCTGCGCGCTCAGCAGCGCGGTCCCGACGGGGAGATCGACCACGACGTCGACAACGGCAAAGACGACGAGTACTACGAGCAGGCGAAGCAAAACGTCGAGCGTCTGGCCGACCGGTACGACGTCGAACTCGCCCAGTACCTCAAGCGGGACGTCGACTCCTACGACGCCCAGCGCGTCGCCCGGCGCGCGGCCGACGCACATCCCGGCGCGTTCGAGGACTTCCACCGGGGCGTCTTCGACACCCTCTGGCGCGAGGGCCGCGATATCGGCGAGCAGGACGTCCTCGAGGAACTCGCCGCCGAGGCCGGCCTCCCCGATGGCTTCGTCACGGAGACGCTGTCCGACGAGGAAAGCGCCGACGAACTCGAGGCGGCGTTCGCGGACGCCCAACAGACCGGCATCACGGGCGTCCCGACGTTCATTTCGGGCGAGCACGCGGCCCGCGGCGCGGTCCCGCCGGAGCAGCTCGAGCGGCTGATCGAGGGTACGTAA
- a CDS encoding helix-turn-helix domain-containing protein, with protein MAIEASFTVPQPEFPLNTVFEQLPDATIELDRIIPTDDAIIPYFWIHAENVGDLTADLSGDKGVDEFKVIDELEEEMLVRIKWNLDHESILIAIVNTDITLVSGLGEQENWTFEVRSGDQKSLSEFQSYCRENDIPIELTQLHALSPLKSDREFDLTDGQRSALVLAYSRGYFDSPRKATQDDIADELDISRQAVSSRLQRGLRRLVASTLVATQE; from the coding sequence ATGGCGATTGAAGCCTCATTTACTGTCCCGCAACCCGAGTTCCCTTTGAATACAGTTTTTGAACAGTTGCCAGACGCAACTATCGAACTGGATCGTATTATCCCAACGGACGATGCCATCATACCGTACTTCTGGATTCACGCAGAGAATGTTGGGGACCTCACAGCTGATTTGAGTGGTGATAAAGGGGTTGATGAGTTCAAAGTGATTGACGAATTAGAGGAGGAGATGCTTGTTCGCATTAAATGGAACCTCGACCACGAAAGTATTCTAATTGCTATCGTCAACACTGATATCACACTCGTTTCAGGACTGGGAGAACAGGAGAACTGGACATTTGAAGTCAGGAGTGGCGATCAAAAGAGTCTCTCCGAATTCCAATCGTACTGCCGGGAAAATGATATCCCTATTGAACTCACCCAGCTCCACGCACTCTCACCACTCAAATCGGATCGAGAATTCGATTTAACTGATGGACAGCGGTCAGCGTTGGTACTTGCCTACTCTCGTGGGTACTTCGACTCGCCGCGGAAAGCTACTCAAGACGATATCGCTGACGAACTCGACATCAGCCGACAGGCGGTTTCATCGCGTTTGCAGCGCGGTCTTCGACGGCTCGTAGCAAGCACTCTGGTAGCGACTCAAGAGTAA